The following are encoded together in the Xanthobacter autotrophicus Py2 genome:
- a CDS encoding ABC transporter related (PFAM: ABC transporter related~SMART: AAA ATPase~KEGG: rfr:Rfer_3115 ABC transporter related), which yields MSLQAVADVRPPIMPAAALSPAIELENVTRRFLTPNGKSMTALRDFTMTVDRGEFACVVGPTGCGKSTTLNLVTGLAKPSAGEVRVMGGPVEGIHKDVGFVFQADALFPWRSVLDNVAAGPLYRGLPRKAAYEKARDWIARVGLARFENHYPHQLSGGMRKRVALAQTFINEPKILLMDEPFSALDVQTRTNMQDELLDLWSGSGASVVFVTHDLEEAVALADKVYVLTAGPATVKSVYHIDLPRPRVMEEIRYDPAFVEKCRIIWNDLREEVQIGQQRTLETGH from the coding sequence ATGTCTCTTCAAGCCGTGGCGGACGTGCGTCCACCGATCATGCCCGCTGCCGCGCTGTCGCCGGCCATCGAGCTTGAGAACGTTACCCGCCGGTTCCTGACCCCCAACGGCAAGTCCATGACGGCGCTGCGCGATTTCACCATGACGGTGGATCGCGGCGAGTTCGCCTGCGTGGTCGGCCCCACCGGCTGCGGCAAGTCCACCACCCTCAACCTCGTCACCGGCCTCGCCAAGCCCAGCGCCGGCGAGGTGCGGGTGATGGGCGGCCCGGTGGAGGGCATCCACAAGGATGTGGGCTTCGTGTTCCAGGCGGATGCCCTGTTCCCCTGGCGCAGCGTGCTCGACAATGTGGCGGCCGGCCCGCTCTATCGCGGCCTGCCCCGGAAGGCGGCCTATGAGAAGGCGCGCGACTGGATCGCCCGCGTCGGCCTTGCCCGCTTCGAGAATCACTATCCGCACCAGCTCTCCGGCGGCATGCGCAAGCGCGTGGCGCTGGCCCAGACCTTCATCAACGAGCCCAAGATCCTGCTCATGGACGAGCCTTTCTCGGCCCTTGACGTGCAGACCCGCACCAACATGCAGGATGAGCTCTTGGACCTGTGGTCCGGCTCCGGCGCCTCGGTGGTGTTCGTCACCCATGACCTCGAAGAAGCGGTGGCGCTGGCCGACAAGGTCTATGTGCTCACCGCAGGCCCGGCCACGGTGAAGAGCGTCTACCACATCGACCTGCCACGCCCGCGGGTGATGGAGGAGATCCGCTACGATCCGGCGTTCGTCGAGAAGTGCCGCATCATCTGGAACGACCTGCGCGAGGAAGTGCAGATCGGCCAGCAGCGCACCCTCGAAACCGGCCACTGA
- a CDS encoding D-isomer specific 2-hydroxyacid dehydrogenase NAD-binding (PFAM: D-isomer specific 2-hydroxyacid dehydrogenase catalytic region; D-isomer specific 2-hydroxyacid dehydrogenase NAD-binding~KEGG: bxe:Bxe_B0983 putative 2-hydroxyacid dehydrogenase), producing the protein MNAPFPPLGRVPRIVFLDRETLAPAVTLARPAFAHDWVEFDRTAPAELMERARDADILILNKVRLDAEAIAGLPRLALIAVAATGTDCVDKAACAAAGIAVSNVRGYAKASVPEHTFALILALARAIGPYAADVKAGAWQAAGQFCFHTHPIIDLHGRRLGIFGSGDLGQQVAALGRAFGMEPVFAGRKGAGEARPGYMPFTEVIETADVLTLHCPLTLETRGLIGAEEFARMGRRPLLVNTARGGLIDEEALIAALDAGQVAGAGIDVAMPEPPPADSAVMRLAHHPKAIVTPHVAWASMEAQQALADQLIANIEAFAAGRPVNVATP; encoded by the coding sequence GTGAACGCGCCCTTCCCGCCCCTGGGCCGCGTCCCGCGCATCGTCTTCCTCGATCGCGAGACGCTGGCGCCGGCCGTGACGCTCGCGCGCCCGGCCTTCGCCCACGACTGGGTGGAATTCGACCGCACCGCGCCGGCCGAACTGATGGAGCGGGCCCGCGATGCGGACATCCTCATCCTCAACAAGGTGCGGCTCGACGCCGAAGCCATCGCCGGGCTGCCGCGCCTCGCTTTGATCGCGGTGGCGGCCACCGGCACCGACTGCGTGGACAAGGCCGCCTGCGCTGCAGCCGGCATCGCGGTCAGCAACGTGCGCGGCTATGCCAAGGCAAGCGTGCCGGAGCACACCTTCGCCCTCATCCTCGCCCTGGCGCGGGCCATCGGCCCCTATGCGGCGGACGTGAAGGCCGGTGCATGGCAGGCGGCGGGGCAATTCTGCTTCCACACCCATCCCATCATCGATTTGCACGGCCGGCGCCTCGGCATCTTCGGCTCGGGGGATCTCGGCCAGCAGGTGGCGGCGCTTGGCCGCGCGTTCGGCATGGAGCCGGTGTTCGCCGGCCGCAAGGGCGCGGGCGAGGCCCGCCCCGGCTACATGCCGTTCACCGAGGTGATCGAGACCGCGGACGTGCTCACCCTCCACTGCCCGCTGACGCTCGAGACGCGGGGATTGATCGGCGCTGAGGAGTTCGCCCGCATGGGCCGGCGGCCCCTCCTCGTGAACACCGCCCGTGGTGGCCTTATTGACGAGGAGGCGCTGATCGCGGCGCTCGACGCCGGCCAGGTGGCGGGCGCTGGCATCGACGTGGCCATGCCCGAGCCGCCCCCCGCCGACAGCGCGGTGATGCGCCTCGCCCACCATCCGAAAGCCATCGTGACGCCCCATGTGGCCTGGGCCTCCATGGAAGCGCAGCAGGCGCTGGCGGACCAGCTCATCGCCAATATCGAGGCCTTCGCCGCCGGCCGCCCGGTGAACGTGGCAACGCCGTAG
- a CDS encoding binding-protein-dependent transport systems inner membrane component (PFAM: binding-protein-dependent transport systems inner membrane component~KEGG: bxe:Bxe_B0493 ABC nitrate/sulfonate/bicarbonate family transporter, inner membrane subunit) encodes MTMQAEAPSAPFKAAPRAIPTEAEIEAKARARLKARRTLVISLRIAILVAVLGIWELGAQTGFIDPFFFASPSGIAEQIWVWMTEGTSQGSLWVQILVTLEETVLGFFIGAAGGIVCGIVLGRNKLLADVFSIYIKIANSIPRVVLGSIFIIALGLGMASKVALAVVMVFFVVFANAFQGVREADRAMIANAQILGASPFQITTSVIIPSAMSWILASLHVSFGFALVGAVVGEFLGAKQGVGLLIATAQGAFNANGVFAAMIILAVLALVMEFLITLVENRLVKWRPVPYSEQN; translated from the coding sequence ATGACCATGCAGGCAGAAGCCCCGTCCGCCCCGTTCAAGGCGGCCCCCCGCGCGATCCCCACCGAAGCCGAGATCGAGGCCAAGGCTCGCGCCCGCCTCAAGGCCCGGCGCACCCTCGTCATTTCCCTACGCATCGCCATCCTGGTAGCGGTGCTGGGCATCTGGGAACTTGGGGCGCAGACCGGTTTCATCGATCCCTTCTTCTTCGCCAGCCCCTCGGGCATCGCCGAGCAGATCTGGGTGTGGATGACCGAGGGCACCTCGCAGGGCTCGCTCTGGGTGCAGATTCTGGTCACGCTGGAAGAGACCGTGCTCGGCTTCTTCATCGGCGCCGCGGGCGGCATCGTCTGCGGCATCGTGCTCGGCCGCAACAAGCTCTTGGCGGACGTGTTCTCCATTTACATCAAGATCGCCAACTCCATCCCGCGCGTGGTGCTGGGCTCCATCTTCATCATCGCACTGGGCCTCGGCATGGCCTCGAAGGTGGCGCTGGCGGTGGTGATGGTGTTCTTCGTGGTATTCGCCAACGCCTTCCAGGGCGTGCGCGAGGCCGACCGCGCCATGATCGCCAATGCGCAGATCCTCGGTGCCTCGCCGTTCCAGATCACCACCTCGGTCATCATCCCCTCGGCCATGAGCTGGATTCTCGCGTCCCTGCACGTCTCCTTCGGCTTCGCGCTGGTTGGCGCGGTGGTGGGCGAGTTCCTGGGGGCGAAGCAGGGCGTCGGCCTGCTCATCGCCACGGCGCAGGGCGCGTTCAACGCCAACGGTGTGTTCGCGGCCATGATCATCCTCGCCGTGCTGGCACTGGTGATGGAGTTCCTCATCACGCTGGTGGAGAACCGGCTCGTGAAGTGGCGGCCCGTGCCCTACAGCGAGCAGAACTGA
- a CDS encoding TRAP C4-dicarboxylate transport system permease DctM subunit (PFAM: Tripartite ATP-independent periplasmic transporter DctQ component; TRAP C4-dicarboxylate transport system permease DctM subunit~KEGG: rpe:RPE_2875 TRAP C4-dicarboxylate transport system permease DctM subunit) encodes MDRAITDPVITEPNMAHTHMLAPDEPAGGWRRGVLKVERALIKMVEIPAALLVLAEVVVLFVGVVMRYFVHSPIVWSDELASVLFIWLAMLGSVVALQRGEHMRMTALVGALPLPKRAVLETLAVAAPLIFLVAMLHPSLEYAEDEMFVTLPALDVPNTWKAAALPVGLALMGIVAMLKLVRNANPMQVAGVIAFLAALTAVGILGTPVLKTLGNINLVIFFVGLVAAGVFAGVPIAFSFGLATLAYLSFTTNAPLTVVVGRMDEGMSHLILLSVPLFVFLGMLIEMTGMARAMVGFLASLLGHVRGGLSYVLIGAMYLVSGISGSKAADMAAVTPVLFPEMIKRGAKPGDLVALLAATGAQTETIPPSLVLITIGSVTGVSIAALFAGGLMPAVVLGVMLCILVRWRYRNEDLSGVRRASRTEILRALAIAVPAIALPFVIRAAVMEGIATATEVSTIGIVYSVVVGLLIYRQFDFKRLMPMLTATAALSGAILLIIGAATGMAWALTQSGFSQELARVMGGLPGGAATFMVVSIVAFIILGSVLEGIPAIVLFGPLLFPIARSMGIHEVHYAMVVILSMGLGLFAPPFGVGYYCATAIGGVSPDAGMKPIVGYMAALLIGLALVAAVPWFSIGFLP; translated from the coding sequence ATGGATCGCGCAATCACGGACCCGGTAATCACCGAGCCGAATATGGCTCATACCCATATGCTGGCCCCGGACGAGCCGGCCGGCGGCTGGCGCAGGGGCGTGCTCAAGGTGGAGCGCGCTCTGATCAAGATGGTGGAGATTCCGGCGGCACTCCTGGTGCTGGCGGAAGTGGTGGTGCTCTTCGTCGGCGTGGTGATGCGCTACTTCGTGCATTCGCCCATCGTCTGGTCGGACGAGCTGGCCTCGGTCCTGTTCATCTGGCTGGCCATGCTGGGCTCCGTGGTGGCGCTCCAGCGCGGTGAGCACATGCGCATGACCGCGCTGGTGGGGGCGCTGCCTCTGCCGAAGCGCGCGGTGCTGGAAACGCTGGCCGTCGCCGCCCCGCTCATCTTCCTCGTGGCCATGCTCCATCCCAGCCTGGAATATGCCGAGGACGAGATGTTCGTCACCCTGCCCGCCCTCGACGTGCCCAATACGTGGAAGGCGGCGGCACTGCCAGTGGGCCTCGCGCTCATGGGCATCGTCGCGATGCTCAAGCTCGTCCGCAACGCCAACCCCATGCAGGTGGCGGGCGTCATCGCCTTCCTGGCGGCGCTGACCGCCGTGGGCATCCTCGGCACGCCGGTTCTGAAGACGCTGGGCAACATCAACCTCGTGATCTTCTTTGTCGGCCTGGTGGCGGCGGGGGTGTTCGCGGGGGTGCCCATCGCCTTCTCCTTCGGCCTCGCCACGCTCGCCTATCTCTCCTTCACCACCAATGCCCCGCTGACGGTGGTGGTGGGCCGCATGGACGAGGGCATGAGCCACCTCATCCTGCTCTCGGTGCCGCTGTTCGTGTTCCTCGGCATGCTGATCGAGATGACCGGCATGGCGCGGGCCATGGTGGGCTTCCTCGCGAGCCTCCTCGGCCATGTGCGGGGCGGCCTGTCCTACGTGCTGATCGGCGCCATGTATCTCGTCTCGGGCATTTCCGGCTCCAAGGCGGCGGACATGGCGGCGGTGACCCCGGTGCTGTTCCCGGAGATGATCAAGCGCGGCGCCAAGCCCGGCGACCTCGTGGCCCTGCTGGCCGCCACCGGCGCGCAGACCGAGACCATCCCGCCGAGCCTGGTGCTCATCACCATCGGCTCGGTCACCGGCGTGTCCATCGCCGCCCTGTTCGCCGGCGGCCTGATGCCCGCCGTCGTTCTCGGCGTCATGCTGTGCATCCTGGTGCGCTGGCGCTACCGCAACGAGGACCTGTCCGGCGTGCGCCGGGCGAGCAGGACGGAAATCCTGCGCGCCCTCGCCATCGCCGTGCCGGCCATCGCCTTGCCGTTCGTCATCCGGGCCGCGGTGATGGAAGGCATCGCCACCGCCACCGAGGTCTCCACCATCGGCATCGTCTATTCGGTGGTGGTGGGACTGCTGATCTACCGGCAGTTCGACTTCAAGCGGCTGATGCCCATGCTCACCGCCACGGCGGCGCTCTCGGGTGCCATCCTGCTGATCATCGGCGCGGCCACCGGCATGGCCTGGGCGCTCACCCAGTCCGGCTTCTCCCAGGAACTGGCGCGGGTGATGGGCGGCCTGCCCGGCGGGGCGGCGACCTTCATGGTGGTGTCTATCGTCGCCTTCATCATCCTGGGATCGGTGCTGGAGGGCATCCCGGCCATCGTGCTGTTCGGGCCGCTGCTGTTCCCCATCGCACGCAGCATGGGCATCCATGAAGTCCACTATGCCATGGTGGTCATCCTCTCCATGGGCCTCGGCCTGTTCGCCCCGCCTTTCGGCGTCGGCTACTACTGCGCCACGGCCATCGGCGGGGTCAGCCCCGACGCCGGCATGAAGCCCATCGTCGGCTACATGGCCGCCCTGCTCATCGGCCTCGCGCTGGTCGCGGCCGTGCCGTGGTTCTCCATCGGCTTCCTGCCCTGA
- a CDS encoding integral membrane sensor signal transduction histidine kinase (PFAM: ATP-binding region ATPase domain protein; histidine kinase HAMP region domain protein; histidine kinase A domain protein; Two-component sensor kinase domain protein~KEGG: mlo:mll7952 two-component system, sensor protein) yields the protein MRIESLRLQLLCWLLLPLAGLVALNVWTSGRQARATADLVTDRTLDASVRAIAEDVRLDRGVIDATIPPVALEMFDTGHRDRVFYRVDTAEGRLLTGYPDLPRPKATPKEGVPLHFSAPYRDQHLRLAALQYPVVGAHDGERVTVVVGVTLAGHAAMVRELWVGGFSQQLVLLAAAGLLVLVGLRQGLAPLLRLRDTVMNKGRDDLAPIPDAAVQSELRPLVAALNTYMARVEGQMAAQRRFVANAAHQLRTPLALLATQVTYARRTPDAAEREEALSGVQESTRRLARLASQLLTLSRSEPGSRRPRDEEIDLSASARLVLEGLVDLAIERGIDLALDADAPVLTRGDGAMTREAIVNLVENALRYTPAGGSVAVSVRAEDDWAVLAVEDSGPGIPPQERDKVWERFYRVPGTPGEGSGIGLSIVREVVDGAGGTLTLGTAEAGGLKVEMRLPAASAAGRLEDGIRGA from the coding sequence ATGCGCATTGAGAGCCTGCGCCTCCAGCTCCTGTGCTGGCTGCTGCTGCCGCTGGCGGGGCTGGTGGCGCTCAACGTGTGGACCAGCGGACGGCAGGCCCGCGCCACCGCCGACCTCGTCACCGACCGCACGCTGGATGCCTCCGTCCGCGCCATCGCCGAGGATGTGCGCCTCGACCGCGGGGTCATCGACGCCACCATCCCGCCGGTGGCGCTGGAGATGTTCGACACCGGCCACCGCGACCGGGTCTTTTACCGTGTGGACACGGCGGAAGGACGGCTCCTGACCGGATATCCGGACCTGCCCCGGCCGAAGGCGACGCCGAAGGAAGGCGTTCCCCTGCATTTCTCCGCCCCCTATCGCGACCAGCATCTGCGCCTTGCCGCGCTCCAGTATCCGGTTGTGGGCGCCCATGACGGCGAACGCGTAACCGTTGTGGTCGGCGTGACTCTGGCAGGGCACGCCGCCATGGTGCGCGAATTGTGGGTGGGCGGCTTCAGCCAGCAACTGGTGCTGCTCGCCGCCGCAGGCCTCCTCGTGCTGGTGGGCTTGCGCCAGGGCCTCGCGCCACTGCTGCGCCTGCGCGACACGGTGATGAACAAGGGCCGCGACGACCTCGCCCCCATCCCCGACGCAGCGGTGCAGAGCGAGCTGCGGCCGCTGGTCGCCGCCCTCAACACCTATATGGCCCGCGTGGAAGGGCAGATGGCGGCTCAGCGCCGCTTCGTCGCCAATGCGGCGCACCAGTTGCGCACGCCGCTGGCGCTGCTCGCCACCCAGGTCACCTATGCCCGTCGCACCCCGGATGCGGCCGAGCGCGAGGAGGCCCTGTCCGGCGTTCAGGAGAGCACGCGGCGCCTCGCCCGCCTCGCCAGCCAGTTGCTCACCCTGTCCCGCTCGGAACCCGGCAGCCGACGGCCGCGCGACGAGGAGATCGACCTTTCAGCGTCCGCCAGGCTCGTGCTGGAAGGGCTGGTGGACCTCGCCATCGAGCGCGGCATCGACCTCGCCCTGGACGCGGATGCGCCCGTGCTCACCCGGGGCGACGGCGCCATGACCCGCGAGGCCATCGTGAATCTGGTGGAGAACGCCCTGCGCTATACCCCCGCCGGCGGCAGCGTCGCGGTGAGCGTGCGCGCGGAGGACGACTGGGCCGTGCTGGCGGTGGAGGATTCCGGGCCGGGCATCCCACCGCAGGAGCGCGACAAGGTGTGGGAGCGCTTCTACCGGGTGCCGGGCACGCCCGGCGAGGGCTCCGGCATCGGCCTGTCCATCGTGCGGGAGGTGGTGGACGGCGCCGGCGGGACGCTCACCCTCGGCACTGCGGAGGCCGGCGGTCTGAAGGTGGAAATGCGGCTACCGGCAGCTTCCGCCGCCGGCAGGCTGGAGGATGGCATCCGGGGCGCCTGA
- a CDS encoding transketolase (TIGRFAM: transketolase~PFAM: Transketolase domain protein; Transketolase central region~KEGG: rru:Rru_A0595 transketolase), with amino-acid sequence MSLIASTGFAEAGNALARPNSGDGTPSARLNSGDGFASARRMADAIRFLALDAIAKAEDGHPGAPLGGAELATALFTRHFKCNPADPAWFDRDRFVLSNGHGSMLIYAVLHLAGYAGMPMEEIRRFRELGAHTHGHPERDVALGIEVTTGPLGQGIANAVGMAVAEAFLSATYGPELVDHRTYAVVGDGCLMEGIAHEVISLAGHLKLGKLTFLWDDNRMTDDGGTHFAISEDVRARFRIAGWQVIDADGHDVEAVSAALILAHQDPRPTMIACTTVLGKGLPRLEGKRGAHGGRVFPEDVVEARAAAGWTHGPFEVPQDVAAAWQAGTGERNRPSYEAWQARVAALPADKRAEFERLVRGELPAGVLSALSAHAEALAAAAPAQSSNQSTADIVDLLAGLVPELLPGAPDLEGPTNCKRGLDAFTAENPAGRYIHYGIREHAMGSMMNGMVAHGGVLPLGATYLVFSDYMRPSLRMSALMELPVITLYSHDSIGIGKNGPTHQPVEFLASLRAMPNMAVFRPADAVETAECWQLALARRDGPSSIICSRQALPAQRSDAGENRSARGAYVLRAAEGGPRRVTLIATGSEVDVAVKARDLLQAEGIPTAVVSMPCWEIFGEQDEAYVWEVLGPGTVRVAVEAAVKLGWERWIGADGAFVGMNSFGASGPADELFRHFGITPAAVGDAARARL; translated from the coding sequence ATGTCGCTCATTGCCTCCACTGGCTTCGCCGAAGCCGGTAACGCCCTCGCGCGCCCGAATTCCGGAGACGGCACCCCATCCGCTCGCCTGAACTCCGGTGACGGCTTCGCTTCCGCTCGCCGTATGGCCGACGCCATCCGCTTCCTCGCCCTCGACGCCATCGCCAAGGCCGAGGATGGCCATCCCGGCGCGCCGCTGGGTGGGGCGGAACTCGCCACGGCGCTGTTCACCCGCCACTTCAAATGCAATCCGGCCGACCCGGCATGGTTCGACCGCGACCGCTTCGTGCTGTCGAACGGCCACGGCTCCATGCTGATCTATGCCGTGCTCCACCTCGCCGGCTATGCGGGCATGCCCATGGAGGAGATCCGCCGCTTCCGCGAGCTGGGCGCCCACACCCACGGCCATCCCGAGCGCGACGTGGCGCTGGGCATCGAGGTCACCACCGGGCCGCTGGGCCAGGGCATCGCCAATGCGGTGGGGATGGCGGTTGCGGAAGCCTTCCTGTCCGCCACCTACGGCCCCGAGCTGGTGGATCACCGCACCTATGCGGTGGTCGGCGACGGCTGCCTGATGGAGGGCATCGCCCATGAGGTGATCTCGCTGGCCGGCCACCTGAAGCTCGGCAAGCTCACCTTCCTGTGGGACGACAACCGCATGACCGACGATGGCGGCACGCACTTCGCCATCTCCGAGGACGTGCGCGCCCGCTTCCGCATCGCCGGCTGGCAGGTGATCGACGCCGACGGCCACGACGTGGAGGCGGTGAGCGCCGCCCTCATCCTCGCCCACCAGGATCCGCGCCCGACCATGATCGCCTGCACCACGGTGCTGGGCAAAGGCCTGCCGCGCCTCGAAGGCAAGCGCGGCGCCCACGGCGGACGGGTGTTCCCTGAGGATGTGGTGGAAGCCCGCGCCGCCGCCGGCTGGACCCATGGCCCGTTCGAGGTGCCGCAGGATGTCGCCGCCGCATGGCAGGCCGGCACCGGCGAGCGCAATCGCCCCTCCTATGAGGCCTGGCAGGCGCGCGTCGCCGCCTTGCCGGCCGACAAGCGCGCCGAGTTCGAGCGGCTGGTCCGTGGCGAACTGCCGGCGGGCGTGCTATCGGCGCTTTCCGCCCATGCCGAGGCCCTCGCGGCGGCGGCCCCCGCCCAGTCCTCCAACCAGTCCACCGCCGACATCGTGGACCTCCTCGCCGGCCTCGTGCCCGAGCTGCTGCCCGGCGCGCCGGATCTGGAAGGCCCCACCAACTGCAAGCGCGGACTCGACGCCTTCACCGCCGAAAACCCGGCCGGGCGCTACATCCACTATGGCATCCGCGAGCATGCCATGGGGTCCATGATGAACGGCATGGTGGCCCATGGCGGCGTGCTGCCCCTGGGCGCGACCTATCTGGTGTTCTCCGACTACATGCGCCCGTCCTTGCGCATGTCGGCGCTGATGGAGCTGCCGGTCATTACACTCTACAGCCACGACAGCATCGGCATCGGCAAGAACGGGCCGACCCACCAGCCGGTGGAGTTCCTCGCGTCGCTCCGCGCCATGCCGAACATGGCGGTGTTCCGTCCCGCCGACGCGGTGGAGACCGCCGAATGCTGGCAGCTGGCGCTCGCCCGCCGCGACGGCCCCTCCTCCATCATCTGCTCCCGGCAGGCCCTTCCGGCCCAGCGCAGCGACGCTGGCGAGAACCGCTCCGCCCGCGGCGCCTACGTGCTGCGCGCGGCCGAGGGCGGCCCACGCCGGGTGACGCTGATCGCCACCGGCTCGGAGGTGGACGTGGCGGTGAAGGCGCGCGATCTTCTCCAGGCGGAGGGCATTCCCACCGCCGTGGTTTCGATGCCCTGCTGGGAGATCTTCGGAGAGCAGGACGAGGCCTATGTGTGGGAGGTCCTCGGGCCGGGCACGGTGCGGGTTGCGGTGGAGGCGGCGGTGAAGCTGGGCTGGGAACGCTGGATCGGCGCGGACGGCGCCTTCGTGGGGATGAACAGCTTCGGTGCCTCGGGACCGGCCGACGAGTTGTTCCGCCATTTCGGCATCACCCCCGCCGCCGTGGGGGATGCGGCGCGGGCGCGGCTGTGA
- a CDS encoding two component transcriptional regulator, winged helix family (PFAM: response regulator receiver; transcriptional regulator domain protein~KEGG: mlo:mll7953 two-component response regulator) — protein sequence MRLLLVEDNLELAGWLAKILRQDNYVVDVFHDGEEADHALAVAAYDLVILDLTLPKINGMQLLRRIRSRKDTVPVIILTANASLDGRVAGLDEGADDYLAKPFDIAELEARIRVQLRRSARRPDPVISCGALAFDTNTRLFALSGTPLALTPREHAVLEMLLMKSGQTVSKAQLSQSIFGLDDLADPSAIEIYVHRVRKKLEGSDVRIVTLRGLGYLLQHDAH from the coding sequence ATGCGACTTCTTCTGGTTGAGGACAATCTGGAGCTTGCCGGCTGGCTGGCGAAGATCCTGCGGCAGGACAATTACGTGGTCGATGTCTTCCACGACGGGGAAGAGGCCGACCACGCGCTCGCCGTTGCCGCCTATGATCTTGTCATCCTCGACCTCACGCTGCCGAAGATCAACGGCATGCAGTTGCTGCGCCGCATCCGCAGCCGCAAGGATACGGTGCCGGTCATCATCCTCACCGCCAATGCGAGCCTCGACGGCCGCGTCGCCGGCCTCGACGAAGGGGCGGACGACTATCTCGCCAAGCCCTTCGACATCGCCGAGCTCGAAGCCCGCATCCGCGTGCAGCTGCGCCGCTCGGCGCGGCGGCCGGACCCGGTGATCAGCTGCGGCGCGCTGGCTTTCGATACCAATACCCGCCTGTTCGCCCTCTCCGGCACCCCGCTCGCCCTCACCCCGCGCGAGCATGCGGTGCTGGAGATGCTGCTCATGAAATCGGGGCAGACCGTCAGCAAGGCCCAGCTCTCCCAGAGCATCTTCGGCCTCGACGACCTTGCCGATCCCAGCGCCATCGAGATCTATGTGCACCGCGTGCGCAAGAAGCTGGAGGGCAGCGACGTGCGCATCGTCACCCTGCGCGGCCTCGGCTACCTGCTGCAGCACGATGCGCATTGA